One segment of Plasmodium relictum strain SGS1 genome assembly, chromosome: 3 DNA contains the following:
- the DnaJ gene encoding heat shock protein 40, putative, protein MLTFKILRKICNENLIFERNFFTEVLRGRDKIIKYERSNPFLYYKRNINISRKYLSQDPYTVLGLSRNATTNEIKKQFRILAKKYHPDINPSPDAKQKMASITAAYELLSDPKKKEFYDKTGMTDDMNFENHSSNFESGFSGFGDASFMFTDFAEMFTNMSGTKHTSVRGEDIQTEITLKFMEAIKGCEKNVRLNVKVSCNHCNGSGKKPGTNLTICKVCNGSGIQRMERGPIIIGVPCRNCSGNGQIINNPCKFCSGSGVKFQTKNITLDIPAGIKKGMQMRIPNQGHCGYRGGKCGHLFVTINIEPHKIFKWIDDNIYVDVPLTIKQCLLGGIVNVPTLNGNMDLLIRPKTYPNSEKVLKGKGPCKVDSHTNGDLIIKFSLKMPEKLTPRQIELIEEFNRIELNLPNNQNINKKKNEEKINNNEEKYENDKNNSGKLNSEQLNNNKLNNNENEKILNEKVINKNSQSNKEVNNKGKNNEKININTNNNKNNLNNNNEKSNDDSISNEKKEEKIIPEPPLPNKKKNINNLENKISSNIPIPPLPPKSSSNSLKENKKENDIKNEENKLHNNMNANSYDTCTNNNIQNNNMNNFTTNKLNKNVYNFHKKVKDSSNFSDHINNNYKSDKSYEKEKNQKYNSSTFSYAKKWLTDKFKPKN, encoded by the coding sequence atgttaacttttaaaatattgagaaaaatatgtaatgaaaatttgatttttgaaagaaattttttcaCAGAAGTATTAAGAGGGAgagataaaataataaaatatgaaagaagtaatccttttttatattataaaagaaatataaatatatcaaGAAAATATTTGAGTCAAGATCCTTACACAGTATTAGGTTTATCAAGAAATGCAACAacaaatgaaattaaaaagcAATTTCGTATATTGGCTAAGAAATATCACCCCGATATAAATCCATCCCCGGATgcaaaacaaaaaatggCTAGTATAACAGCAGCATATGAGTTGTTATCAGACCccaaaaaaaaggaattttatgataaaacAGGAATGACAGATGATATGAATTTTGAAAATCATTCCTCAAATTTTGAAAGTGGATTCTCAGGTTTTGGAGATGCATCATTTATGTTTACTGATTTTGCAGAAATGTTTACAAATATGTCAGGTACAAAACATACATCAGTAAGAGGAGAAGATATTCAAACAGAAATTACTTTAAAATTTATGGAAGCTATAAAAGGTTGTGAAAAAAATGTTCGATTAAATGTTAAGGTATCATGTAATCATTGTAATGGGTCAGGTAAAAAGCCGGGTACCAATTTAACTATATGCAAAGTGTGCAATGGATCAGGTATACAAAGAATGGAGAGAGGGCCAATAATTATTGGAGTACCTTGTAGGAATTGTTCAGGTAATGGTCAGATTATTAATAATCCATGTAAATTTTGTTCCGGTAGTGGAGTTAAATTTCagacaaaaaatataacattagATATTCCAGCTGGAATTAAAAAAGGAATGCAAATGAGAATTCCTAATCAAGGTCATTGTGGCTATAGAGGAGGGAAATGTGGGCATTTATTTGTTACTATAAATATAGAAcctcataaaatttttaaatggaTAGATGATAATATTTATGTTGATGTACCTTTAACTATTAAACAATGCTTATTAGGTGGTATTGTTAATGTTCCAACCCTTAATGGTAATATggatttattaattagacCCAAAACGTATCCTAATTCAGAAAAAGTTTTAAAAGGTAAAGGGCCATGCAAAGTAGATTCACACACTAATGGTGATTTAATCATAAAATTTAGCCTAAAAATGCCAGAAAAATTAACTCCTAGACAAATTGAATTAATAGAAGAATTCAACAGAATTGAATTAAATTTACCaaataatcaaaatataaataaaaaaaaaaatgaggaaaaaataaataacaatgaggagaaatatgaaaatgataaaaataatagtggCAAATTAAACAGTGAACaattgaataataataaattaaataataacgaaaacgaaaaaattttaaatgaaaaggtcattaataaaaacagTCAAAGTAATAAAGAAGTCAATAacaaaggaaaaaataatgaaaaaattaatataaatacaaataataataaaaataatcttaataataataatgaaaaaagtaaTGATGATTCTATAtccaatgaaaaaaaagaagaaaaaattattcctGAGCCCCCTTTaccaaacaaaaaaaaaaatataaacaatttagaaaataaaatttcttctAATATACCCATCCCCCCTTTGCCTCCCAAATCTTCTTCCAAttcattaaaagaaaataaaaaagagaatgacattaaaaatgaagagaataaattacataataatatgaatgcAAATTCATATGATACTTGTACgaataataatatacaaaataataatatgaataattttactacaaacaaattaaataaaaacgtTTATAATTTccataaaaaagtaaaagacTCATCTAATTTTTCTgatcatataaataataattataaatcaGATAAATCTtatgaaaaggaaaaaaatcaaaaatacAATTCTTCAACCTTTTCATATGCTAAAAAATGGCTTACTGATAAATTCAAACCAAAAAATTAA
- a CDS encoding 40S ribosomal processing protein, putative, with amino-acid sequence MKIKILHRNPDDYKNNTSTSNYKHIRSFDKNIHLFQREIEYKRALNATKIDKIFAKPLVKCLDGHDDSIRSICVSNKNLTDLYSGSCNGFINVWNILDKKLMRKIKAHDGFVRGLCVSHDEKYLFSCGDDKYIKQWVLEKNKNINELNEGDNAQQDFSNFKYLENEVVPKKIYVCKSVPNSIDKHFSDSLIISGSQTLDVWDYYRNDAIASFDYNSEYIYYVKFNYAQRNLVGLTLSDNSIGLVDIRNKSPIKKLFLKYRSNSLSWNNMNPKHFIVANEDSNLYTFDMRYLKTAYLVHKGFVNAVLDVDFSPIGDKFVACSYDKTIRLFNSDESRSYDVYHTKRMQHVLCCKFSLDAKYIFSGSSDMCLRIWKSCAHEPSGILSHKEKQAINYRNKLKEKYASLKEIKRIREHHHVPALIKSMSDKRKIMLEAKKRKEKNKIKHSKNPDELPIPEKKKIFVTEQ; translated from the coding sequence atgaaaataaaaattttgcaTAGGAATCCTgatgattataaaaataatactagTACTTCAAATTATAAACATATAAGAagttttgataaaaatatacactTATTTCAAAGAGAAATAGAATATAAAAGAGCATTAAATGCAACtaaaattgataaaatatTTGCAAAACCATTAGTGAAATGCTTAGATGGCCATGATGATTCGATAAGAAGTATTTGCGtatctaataaaaatttaacagATTTGTACAGTGGTAGTTGTAATGGTTTTATAAATGTATGGAatattttagataaaaaattgatgagaaaaataaaagctCATGATGGATTTGTTAGGGGATTATGTGTTAGTCatgatgaaaaatatttattcagTTGTGGTgatgataaatatataaaacagTGGGTTCttgaaaagaataaaaatataaatgagcTAAATGAAGGAGATAATGCGCAACAAGATTTTAGTAActttaaatatttagaaaACGAAGTAGTGcccaaaaaaatatatgtatgtaaAAGTGTTCCAAATAGTATTGATAAACACTTTTCTGATTCTTTAATAATATCAGGTAGTCAAACTTTAGATGTATGGGATTACTATAGAAATGATGCAATAGCTAGTTTTGATTATAATagtgaatatatatattatgtgAAATTTAATTATGCTCAACGAAATTTAGTTGGGCTTACATTATCAGACAATTCAATTGGTCTAGTTgatataagaaataaatcaccaataaaaaaattatttttaaaatatagaagTAATTCTTTAAGTTGGAATAATATGAATCCAAAACATTTTATAGTAGCAAATGAAGATTCTAATTTATATACTTTTGATATGAGATACTTAAAAACAGCTTATTTAGTTCATAAAGGATTTGTAAATGCTGTGTTAGATGTAGATTTTTCTCCTATCGGTGATAAGTTTGTAGCTTGCTCTTATGATAAAACGATTAGATTATTTAATAGTGATGAATCAAGAAGTTATGATGTTTATCATACTAAAAGAATGCAACATGTTTTATGCTGTAAGTTCAGTTTAGAtgcaaaatatattttttcaggAAGTAGTGATATGTGTTTAAGAATTTGGAAATCATGTGCTCACGAACCATCCGGAATATTATCTCATAAAGAAAAACAAGCTATAAATTATAGaaacaaattaaaagaaaaatatgcttcattaaaagaaattaaaagaattagaGAACATCATCATGTGCCTGCTTTGATTAAAAGTATGTCAgataaaaggaaaataatgttagaagcaaaaaaaagaaaagaaaaaaataaaattaagcaTTCTAAAAATCCAGACGAATTGCCCATaccagaaaaaaaaaaaatctttgtCACAgagcaataa
- the PRPF31 gene encoding U4/U6 small nuclear ribonucleoprotein PRP31, putative: MATLADSFLKDLEDLELEEDDFSDFNTQKKDNENEKIEDNDDYEEIVDAIEEFLNERKKKKERKISELLYNEEFLKTMNIIKNYIREEEEQEEQLNDNQTLRERKEKDDDNEKEKDEEEILIEKCIELIIKIDTEILNIHKYVKDIYSTKFPELDSIVYSPLEYISVVSKIKNESDLTNIDFSDILPNTTVMAITVASSMTTGIKLSDHLLNNCLSFCSEALELNENRKMILLYLESKMFLLAPNLTMLLGSALTARLISSVGSLKNLSVTSSQNIIVVGGSKKSVLGLSNVNKTFGIGILSSSEIVQSVPDSYKKKAIKLLAGKCSLAARIDYFKKYREGQYGLLLRENVISHLIKLQEPLPLKQKKILPMPDEKRRRRRGGRRYRKLKEKTQITELRKQINRLPFGPNTTDDFYTFSDQNAALLNSNITKLKYQTKQKTNITKKKNINIQSSGVTGGLSSSLIFTPLQGIELYNPSVVNQKNDQNENKYFSSTAQFRKVQSKI; this comes from the exons atg GCAACCTTAGCTGATTCCTTTTTAAAAGATCTTGAAGATCTTGAGTTAGAAGAAGATGATTTTTCAGACTTCAATACTCAAAAAAAGGATAATGAGaatgaaaaaattgaagATAATGATGATTATGAAGAAATAGTAGATGCAATtgaagaatttttaaatgaaagaaaaaaaaagaaagaacgTAAAATATCTGAGTTGTTGTATAATGAAGAATTTCTTAAAACtatgaatattataaaaaattatataagagAAGAAGAAGAACAGGAAGAACAATTGAATGACAACCAAACATTAAgagaaagaaaagaaaaagatgatgataatgaaaaagagaaggatgaagaagaaatattAATTGAAAAATGCATTGAATTAATAATCAAAATAGATacagaaatattaaatatacataaatatgtaaaagatatatattcaACAAAATTTCCAGAATTAGATTCTATAGTCTACTCTCCTTTAGAGTATATAAGTGTTgtaagtaaaattaaaaatgaaagcGATTTAACAAATATTGATTTTTCAGATATTTTACCAAATACTACAGTTATGGCTATAACAGTTGCTTCTAGTATGACGACCGGGATTAAGTTGTCTGATCATTTATTAAACAATTGTTTATCATTCTGTAGTGAAGCATtagaattaaatgaaaatagaaaaatgattttactttatttagAAAGTAAAATGTTCTTATTAGCTCCAAATTTAACTATGCTCTTAGGTAGTGCCTTAACAGCTCGTTTAATTAGTTCAGTCGGATCTTTAAAGAATTTATCTGTTACTTCATCTCAAAATATAATAGTTGTTGGAGGATCAAAAAAATCAGTTTTAGGATTAAGTAATGTTAATAAAACTTTTGGTATAGGGATTTTGAGTTCATCTGAAATCGTTCAAAGTGTTCCAGAttcctataaaaaaaaggcaATTAAGTTATTAGCGGGAAAATGTAGTTTAGCTGCTAGAATagattattttaaaaagtacAGAGAGGGGCAATACGGTTTATTATTAAGAGAAAATGTTATTAgtcatttaataaaattacaagAACCACTTCCTTtgaagcaaaaaaaaattttacctATGCCTgatgaaaaaagaagaagaagaagaggaGGAAGAAGATATcgaaaattaaaagaaaaaactcAAATAACAGAATTAagaaaacaaattaatagatTGCCTTTTGGCCCAAACACTACTGATGACTTTTATACTTTTAGTGATCAAAATGCAGCATTACTAAATTCTAACATaactaaattaaaatatcagACTAAGCAAAAAACTAATATtactaagaaaaaaaatattaatatacaaTCGAGTGGTGTGACTGGAGGCTTATCCTCTTCTTTGATTTTTACTCCTCTACAAGGTATTGAATTATATAATCCTTCAGTTGTTAATCAAAAAAATGatcaaaatgaaaataaatatttttctagtACCGCTCAATTTCGTAAAGTAcaaagtaaaatttaa
- the RPA1 gene encoding replication protein A1, large subunit, putative, whose protein sequence is MNKNEEILSKATPNFIYKFFTQPNSEETSKWLNSEINLICFSQMSAGANQTFLKVIDGSIPPQYYAIVHLGIDDNGKATSYVKKMIRIENFSITNYYGKLFILAKKVTIFLNIDDFDIEDLFKKYHLQSISYFLLNSQNENNNSRNYSHINEYNNENNSRNICYQSREYDNENNSKNYDKSNEYNENNLRSSYGNYRTPNDNFSKEHKLKGYNSNYNENSKNYHDTRVENNDKYMINQMQSQNRGNFMHNENSSYNNYSSNFNDYENKKEIIPSSQKKPVSCQVTSVYNRMNTNNYIDNNSSDNENYNKNSHNINRNVKGNRINNYDPIHRNINNLREENSFQENIKNSSNIGNNSPNHFYENELYEQERTNEYRNNNSMNSRNNFNTYDNNYNREYDNKTSMHKYVEEKEDLYYNKKMNYSSNNEEESKIYANTNNHKQNNLVKISRSDESLNERYSPIDKNNNREILFSSLNNEDAMKKIKSGSFDNLYEAKEKLHDNDVMDKKNDKMLKENALNRNIRKCSPYQNNAVIKINEGILMPINKLSQYSSKWIIKARVQSKDNIRKFFSANKEGKVFNIELCDEDGEIKANFFGKAVDKWYDFLEVGKIYKISKGNIKSANKKFNTLKHDCEITLDENSIIELLEENDSIPKFIYNFSSIDNIKNMNTGSLVDVIGVVFSFQEIIQVLIKKTGQYKEKRDLVIIDDSNETINVTLWGEHALKVEENALKDNCIICFKYLKIGEWQGKKLESHPKTKIEINPDIEKACFLKSWWIDNKKSVCSSINLNTNIFNLETQKTIEEIKKDVNLANEDTLSGKGIIFTTFGFIDHIYNSIPVYSACPDCNKKMTTNVVEDDIDSSPNSEESMYCSKCNKNNIPIYNYSINLKITDDTDSLRASAFANCAKTIMNGLSADEFMKLRQEYISQENIENFDIIEKVKLNEFFFRVKAYMTSHMDELKKNYTILEIIPLNKVLVDNCKYLIKSIKNLTAKKESENE, encoded by the coding sequence atgaataaaaacgAAGAGATTTTATCAAAGGCTACacctaattttatatataaattttttacacAACCCAACTCAGAGGAAACATCGAAATGGTTAAATTCGGAAATAAATTTGATTTGTTTTAGTCAGATGAGTGCAGGAGCAAATCaaacttttttaaaagtaataGATGGGTCAATACCACCTCAATATTATGCTATTGTACACTTAGGTATAGATGATAATGGTAAAGCTACCTcgtatgtaaaaaaaatgattagaattgaaaatttttctattacTAATTATTATGGAAAGCTTTTCATTTTAGCTAAAAAAGTTACaatctttttaaatatcgATGATTTTGATATTGAAGATCTGTTTAAAAAGTACCATTTACAAagtatttcttattttcttttaaattcacaaaatgaaaataataattcaagAAATTATTCTCATATAAATGAAtacaataatgaaaataactCAAGAAATATTTGCTATCAATCAAGAGAAtatgataatgaaaataattccAAAAATTATGATAAGTCAAATGAATATAATGAGAATAATTTAAGAAGTAGTTATGGTAATTATCGTACAccaaatgataatttttcaaaGGAACATAAGTTAAAAGGTTACAATtcaaattataatgaaaattcaaaaaattatcatGATACTCGAgtagaaaataatgataaatatatgataaatcAGATGCAATCACAAAATAGAGGAAATTTTATGCATAATGAAAACTCtagttataataattattcatctaattttaatgattatgaaaataaaaaagaaattataccATCTTCTCAAAAAAAGCCAGTCTCCTGCCAAGTAACATCTGTGTATAACAGAATGAACACAAATAATTATATCGATAATAACTCATctgataatgaaaattataataaaaatagccATAACATAAATAGAAATGTTAAAGGAAAtagaattaataattatgatCCTATTCacagaaatataaataatttaagagAAGAAAATAGTTttcaagaaaatataaaaaatagttcTAATATTGGTAATAATAGCCCTaatcatttttatgaaaatgagTTGTATGAACAGGAAAGGACAAATgaatatagaaataataacTCAATGAATTCgagaaataattttaatacttATGATAATAACTACAATAGAgaatatgataataaaacaaGTATGCATAAGTATGtggaagaaaaagaagatttatattataataaaaagatgAATTATTCTAGtaataatgaagaagaatCAAAGATATATGCAAATACAAACAATCACAAGCAGAATAATTTAGTAAAAATAAGTAGAAGCGATGAATCATTAAATGAAAGATATTCCCctattgataaaaataataatagagaaattttattttctagtttaaataatgaagatgcaatgaaaaaaataaaaagcgGAAGTTTTGATAATTTGTATGAAGCAAAAGAGAAATTACATGACAACGATGTAatggataaaaaaaatgacaaAATGTTAAAGGAAAATGCGTTAAATAGGAATATTAGAAAGTGTTCTCCATATCAAAATAATGctgtaataaaaataaatgaaggAATTTTAATGCCTATAAATAAATTGTCTCAATATTCATCAAAGTGGATTATTAAAGCAAGGGTTCAATCTAAAGataatataagaaaatttttttctgcTAATAAAGAAGGAAAAGTATTCAATATAGAATTATGTGATGAAGATGGAGAAATAAAGGCAAATTTTTTTGGGAAAGCAGTGGACAAATGGTATGATTTTTTAGAAGTaggaaaaatttataaaataagtaaaggaaatataaaatcggcaaacaaaaaatttaatactCTAAAGCATGATTGTGAAATTACATTAGATGAGAATTCCATTATAGAATtattagaagaaaatgataGCATTCccaaatttatttataatttttcatcaaTTGATAATATCAAAAATATGAACACAGGATCTTTAGTTGATGTCATTGGTGTTGTATTTAGCTTTCAAGAAATAATTCAAGtgctaataaaaaaaacaggGCAATATAAGGAAAAAAGAGATTTAGTTATAATAGATGATAGCAATGAAACAATAAATGTCACATTATGGGGGGAGCATGCTTTAAAAGTAGAAGAAAATGCTTTAAAAGATAATTgtattatttgttttaagtatttaaaaattgGAGAATGGCaaggaaaaaaattagaatcacatccaaaaacaaaaattgaGATTAATCCTGATATTGAAAAGGcttgttttttaaaaagttggTGGATAGATAATAAGAAAAGTGTTTGCAGCTCTATCAATTTAAATACCAATATCTTTAATTTAGAAACTCAAAAAACaattgaagaaataaaaaaagatgttAATTTAGCAAATGAAGATACCTTATCAGGAAAGGGTATCATTTTTACAACTTTTGGTTTTATTGATCATATTTATAATTCTATTCCTGTTTATTCAGCTTGCCCTGATTGCAACAAAAAGATGACTACTAATGTAGTTGAAGATGATATAGATTCATCCCCAAATTCGGAAGAATCAATGTATTGTTCTAAatgtaacaaaaataatattccaatttataattattctattaatttaaaaattactGACGATACTGACTCATTAAGAGCTTCTGCTTTTGCTAATTGCGCAAAAACAATTATGAATGGATTATCTGCTGATGAGTTTATGAAGCTGAGGCAGGAGTATATTTCACaagaaaatattgaaaattttgacataatagaaaaagtaaaattaaatgaatttttttttcgtgTTAAAGCTTATATGACTTCTCATAtggatgaattaaaaaaaaattatactatTTTAGAAATCATTCCATTAAACAAAGTTTTAGTAGATAAttgtaaatatttaattaaatctattaaaaatttaactgCAAAAAAGGAATCagaaaatgaataa